The uncultured Cohaesibacter sp. genome window below encodes:
- the cysN gene encoding sulfate adenylyltransferase subunit CysN, which translates to MSKQMMTSSGALDGGKFARQESRDILRFLTCGSVDDGKSTLIGRLLYDSKTIFEDQMRSLEAVSKKHGTTGDDIDLALLLDGLQAEQEQGITIDVAYRFFASDKRKFVVADTPGHEQYTRNMATGASNCDLAVILIDARKGVLTQTRRHSFINSLIGVRHVVLAVNKMDLMDFSQEVFDKIVDDYQAFAQGFEFETIMAVPLSARYGDNVVVKSDKTPWYDGPSLLSYLEDIDVESADRSLPFRFPVQWVNRPNLNFRGFSGTVASGIAHVGDEVVVAKSGKTSRIKSIVTMDGDLLEAEAGEAVTITLEDEIDISRGDLLALTQHRPQVTDQISAHIIWMDNSRMMAGRPYIIKMGTQQSQVTVTELKHKIDVNDATHKDAGKTLELNEIGFCNLSFAQPLAMDTYEENRKTGSFILIDRFSNQTIAAGLVRFGLRRAENIHWQAVDINKKARAEQKAQTPKVLWFTGLSGSGKSTIANLVEKKLHGEGHHTYLLDGDNVRHGLNRDLGFTDVDRVENIRRVGEVAKLMVDAGLIVLTAFISPYVAERRMVREMLEDGEFFEVYVDTPLEVCEARDVKGLYAKAREGKIKNFTGIDSPYEAPVQPEIYVNTAEMSAEEAADLIIAALEKE; encoded by the coding sequence ATGAGCAAACAGATGATGACATCAAGCGGGGCTTTGGACGGAGGCAAATTCGCCCGTCAGGAAAGCCGCGATATCCTGCGTTTCCTGACCTGCGGCAGCGTGGATGATGGCAAGTCGACCCTGATCGGTCGCCTGCTCTATGACAGCAAGACGATTTTCGAAGACCAGATGCGGTCGCTGGAAGCCGTTAGCAAGAAGCACGGCACCACGGGCGACGATATCGATCTGGCCTTGCTGCTCGACGGTCTGCAGGCCGAGCAGGAGCAGGGGATAACCATCGACGTGGCCTATCGCTTCTTTGCGTCCGACAAGCGCAAGTTCGTCGTTGCTGATACTCCGGGCCACGAGCAGTATACCCGCAATATGGCAACCGGTGCCTCCAACTGCGATCTTGCGGTTATTCTGATCGATGCGCGCAAGGGCGTGCTTACCCAGACCCGTCGCCACAGCTTCATCAACTCGCTGATCGGCGTGCGCCATGTGGTGCTGGCGGTTAACAAGATGGACCTGATGGATTTCTCGCAGGAGGTCTTTGACAAGATCGTTGATGACTACCAGGCGTTTGCGCAGGGCTTCGAGTTTGAAACCATCATGGCCGTGCCGCTGTCTGCCCGCTATGGCGACAACGTGGTGGTCAAGAGCGACAAGACGCCGTGGTATGACGGGCCGAGCTTGTTGTCCTATCTGGAAGACATCGACGTGGAGAGCGCCGACCGCTCGCTGCCGTTCCGTTTTCCTGTTCAGTGGGTGAACCGTCCAAACCTCAATTTCCGCGGTTTCTCAGGTACAGTGGCATCCGGCATCGCCCATGTCGGTGATGAAGTCGTCGTGGCCAAGTCCGGCAAGACCTCGCGCATCAAGTCCATCGTCACGATGGATGGGGATCTGCTGGAAGCCGAAGCTGGCGAAGCGGTTACGATCACGCTCGAGGATGAAATCGATATCTCCCGTGGTGATCTGCTGGCATTGACCCAGCACCGTCCTCAGGTGACCGACCAGATTTCGGCTCACATCATCTGGATGGACAACAGTCGCATGATGGCGGGGCGTCCTTATATCATCAAGATGGGCACCCAGCAGTCCCAAGTTACGGTTACTGAGCTCAAGCATAAAATCGACGTCAACGACGCTACGCACAAGGACGCGGGCAAGACGCTGGAACTAAACGAGATCGGCTTCTGCAACCTTTCCTTTGCCCAGCCATTGGCGATGGATACCTATGAAGAGAACCGCAAGACCGGCTCCTTCATCCTGATCGACCGTTTCTCTAACCAGACCATTGCCGCAGGGCTCGTTCGGTTTGGCTTGCGTCGTGCCGAGAATATTCATTGGCAGGCCGTGGACATCAACAAGAAGGCGCGGGCGGAGCAGAAGGCCCAGACGCCTAAAGTGCTGTGGTTCACGGGTCTCTCCGGCTCCGGCAAGTCAACCATTGCCAATCTTGTCGAGAAGAAACTGCATGGCGAGGGCCATCACACCTACCTGCTTGATGGCGACAACGTCCGCCACGGCCTCAACCGGGATCTCGGCTTCACCGATGTCGACCGCGTCGAGAATATTCGCCGTGTCGGCGAGGTTGCCAAGCTGATGGTGGATGCGGGCCTCATCGTGTTGACCGCCTTCATCTCTCCGTATGTCGCGGAACGCCGGATGGTGCGCGAGATGCTGGAGGACGGCGAGTTCTTCGAGGTCTATGTGGATACGCCACTGGAAGTCTGCGAAGCCCGCGACGTCAAGGG
- the cysD gene encoding sulfate adenylyltransferase subunit CysD, with protein MIKEKSLRTHLKSLEHESIHIIREVASEFKNPVMLYSIGKDSAVMLHLARKAFYPSRLPFPLMHVDTTWKFREMITFRDSMAKDYDLDLIVHTNEEGRANNVNPFTHGSSLYTQIMKTDALKQALTEHKFDAAFGGARRDEEKSRAKERIFSFRSENHSWDPKNQRPELWNIFNTRIKPGESIRVFPLSNWTEQDIWQYIMLENIPIVPLYFAKERPVVKRDGTWIMVDDDRLPLNEGEVPEMKMVRFRTLGCYPLTGAVESSASTLEEIFEEMLIARTSEREGRMIDHDDTASMEKKKREGYF; from the coding sequence ATGATAAAAGAAAAATCGCTCAGAACACACCTTAAATCACTCGAGCATGAGAGCATCCATATCATTCGAGAAGTTGCCTCGGAGTTTAAAAATCCGGTCATGCTCTATTCCATCGGCAAGGATAGCGCAGTGATGCTGCATCTGGCCCGAAAGGCCTTTTATCCATCCCGTTTGCCGTTCCCGCTGATGCATGTCGACACGACGTGGAAATTCCGCGAGATGATCACCTTTCGTGATAGCATGGCCAAGGACTATGATTTGGATCTCATCGTGCACACCAACGAAGAGGGGCGGGCCAACAATGTGAACCCGTTTACCCATGGCTCGTCGCTCTATACCCAGATCATGAAGACCGATGCGCTGAAACAGGCGCTGACGGAACACAAGTTTGATGCTGCCTTCGGTGGTGCCCGGCGCGACGAGGAAAAATCCCGCGCCAAGGAACGCATCTTCTCCTTCCGGTCGGAGAATCATAGCTGGGACCCGAAGAACCAGCGTCCGGAACTGTGGAATATCTTCAACACGCGCATCAAGCCCGGCGAGAGCATTCGTGTCTTCCCGCTCAGCAACTGGACCGAACAGGATATCTGGCAATATATCATGCTGGAGAACATTCCCATCGTGCCGCTGTATTTCGCCAAGGAACGCCCGGTGGTGAAGCGGGACGGGACCTGGATCATGGTTGATGACGACCGGTTGCCGCTCAATGAGGGCGAGGTGCCGGAGATGAAGATGGTGCGCTTCCGTACCCTCGGTTGCTATCCTCTGACCGGCGCGGTCGAGAGCAGTGCATCGACCCTGGAAGAGATTTTCGAAGAAATGCTGATCGCCCGAACCTCCGAGCGCGAAGGACGCATGATCGATCATGACGACACGGCCTCGATGGAGAAGAAGAAGCGGGAGGGCTATTTCTGA